The following are encoded in a window of Caldicellulosiruptor danielii genomic DNA:
- a CDS encoding PIN domain-containing protein: MKKLKIYLDTSVISHLDQQDNPEYMQITKELWEELKQGKYDVYLSSVVITELSKCKEPKRSRLLEYMSQIEFKRVEINEQVLELARRYVSENIIPSKFFDDALHIAAAKR, from the coding sequence TTGAAAAAATTAAAGATATATCTTGACACCTCCGTTATCAGCCATTTAGACCAGCAGGATAATCCTGAATATATGCAAATAACAAAAGAACTCTGGGAAGAGCTTAAACAAGGGAAATACGATGTATACCTTTCAAGTGTAGTAATAACTGAACTGAGTAAGTGCAAGGAACCAAAAAGAAGCAGGCTATTAGAGTATATGTCTCAAATAGAATTCAAGAGAGTTGAGATTAATGAGCAAGTTTTAGAACTTGCGCGAAGGTATGTGAGTGAGAATATAATACCATCAAAGTTCTTCGACGACGCACTTCATATTGCAGCGGCTAAGCGTTAA
- the typA gene encoding translational GTPase TypA, producing MQTQRIDIRNIAIIAHVDHGKTTLVDAMLKQSGIFRENQLIEERILDSNQLEREKGITIMAKNTAIMYKGIKINIIDTPGHADFGSEVERSLVMADGVLLIVDAYEGPMPQTKFVLRKALSLKLKPIVVINKIDRPFARPYEVLDKVLDLFIELGADEDQLDFPYVFASAKEGIAKFDLEDESHNLEPLFEMIINNIPAPTGKIDAPFQMIVTSIDYDNYLGRIAIGKVVRGSVKINQQVAVCTKQDGVLQKTKVTKLYQFEGLKRVECSEAKLGDIVAIAGIDGINIGQTVACAEAPEALEFIKIDEPTISMIFSTNDSPFAGKEGEYVTSRHLRERLFRELERNVGLKVEETDSPDSFKVSGRGELHLAILIETMRREGYEFQVSKPQVITKIVNGQLYEPYEYLIIDVPEEFMGTCLEKLGPRRAQLQNMTILNDGFMRLEFIIPARGLIGFRSEFLTDTKGNGIMNHVFYDYMPYAGEIPERSRGALIAFETGEAVTYGLYNAQERGRLFIEPGSQVYEGMIVGESSRPEDIVVNVCKRKHLTNMRSATADEALRLTPPVKLSLEECIEFLAEDELLEVTPKSLRLRKKILNHEMRKKMEVRTKKEEKEPVY from the coding sequence ATGCAAACCCAGAGAATAGATATTAGAAACATAGCTATAATTGCCCATGTTGACCATGGCAAAACTACCTTAGTTGACGCAATGCTAAAACAAAGTGGTATATTTCGCGAAAATCAGCTTATTGAAGAGAGAATTCTGGATTCTAACCAGCTTGAAAGAGAAAAGGGAATTACAATAATGGCAAAGAATACTGCCATTATGTACAAAGGTATAAAGATAAACATCATAGACACACCGGGGCATGCGGATTTTGGAAGTGAAGTTGAAAGGTCGCTTGTTATGGCAGATGGTGTTTTGCTAATTGTGGATGCATATGAAGGGCCAATGCCACAGACAAAGTTTGTACTGAGAAAAGCACTTTCTTTAAAGCTAAAACCAATTGTTGTTATAAACAAGATTGACAGACCATTTGCAAGACCTTATGAGGTTTTGGATAAGGTATTGGATTTGTTTATTGAGCTTGGAGCAGATGAAGACCAGCTTGACTTCCCATATGTTTTTGCATCAGCAAAGGAAGGCATTGCAAAGTTTGATTTGGAAGATGAAAGTCATAATTTAGAGCCACTTTTTGAGATGATTATAAACAATATTCCAGCGCCAACAGGTAAGATTGATGCACCTTTCCAGATGATTGTAACTTCAATTGATTATGACAATTACCTTGGAAGAATTGCAATCGGCAAGGTTGTAAGAGGAAGTGTGAAAATCAATCAGCAGGTTGCAGTTTGCACAAAACAGGATGGAGTTTTGCAAAAGACAAAGGTTACAAAGCTGTATCAGTTTGAGGGTTTGAAGAGAGTTGAATGCAGTGAGGCAAAGCTTGGTGATATTGTTGCTATTGCCGGGATAGATGGTATCAATATTGGGCAGACTGTGGCTTGTGCAGAAGCTCCAGAGGCTTTGGAGTTTATAAAGATTGATGAGCCAACAATCTCTATGATTTTTTCTACAAACGATTCACCTTTTGCAGGAAAAGAAGGAGAGTACGTTACCTCAAGACATTTGCGAGAGAGGCTTTTTAGAGAACTTGAAAGGAATGTAGGTCTTAAGGTAGAAGAGACAGACTCTCCGGATTCATTTAAAGTCTCTGGGAGGGGTGAGCTTCACCTTGCAATTTTAATTGAGACCATGAGAAGAGAAGGATATGAGTTTCAGGTTTCAAAACCTCAGGTGATAACAAAAATAGTAAACGGTCAGCTTTATGAACCTTATGAATATTTGATCATTGATGTTCCGGAAGAATTTATGGGTACCTGTCTGGAAAAACTTGGGCCAAGAAGAGCTCAGCTTCAGAACATGACAATCCTAAATGATGGATTTATGCGACTTGAATTTATAATTCCCGCAAGAGGATTGATTGGATTTAGGTCAGAGTTTTTAACAGACACAAAAGGAAATGGTATCATGAACCATGTGTTTTATGATTACATGCCTTACGCGGGAGAGATTCCAGAAAGAAGTAGAGGAGCTTTGATAGCATTTGAGACAGGCGAGGCTGTGACATATGGACTTTACAACGCTCAAGAGAGAGGGAGACTTTTTATTGAACCTGGCAGTCAGGTTTATGAGGGGATGATTGTTGGGGAGAGTTCAAGACCGGAAGATATTGTTGTGAATGTGTGCAAGAGGAAGCACCTTACAAATATGCGCTCTGCAACAGCTGATGAAGCTTTGAGACTAACACCGCCTGTAAAGCTTTCATTGGAAGAGTGTATTGAGTTTTTAGCAGAGGATGAGCTTTTGGAAGTCACTCCAAAGAGCTTAAGGCTCAGGAAAAAGATATTAAACCACGAGATGAGGAAGAAAATGGAAGTAAGAACCAAAAAAGAAGAAAAGGAGCCTGTTTATTGA
- the mltG gene encoding endolytic transglycosylase MltG has protein sequence MRLWQKSLKYYLIVLLFLVLMVSLVYVSLKHQKEKVIETVVEIPQNTSTKDVAMILKKNGIIKNPYFFMFYVKLNNYKIAAGKYKLSSDMTYRELCRALEKGFVPKGAIKFTIPEGFTVQQIAKKLQSLGLVDENKFLETVNSYDFNFKYKYSSKEVKYKLEGFLFPDTYEVYPDTSEKDIIKMMLNRFLEVYEKIKDKKTTDLDDVQTVILASIVEKEAKKDSERSIIAGVFLNRLQKGMKLESCATVEYVLPVHKEVLSLQDIKIKSPYNTYLKKGLPPSAICSPGRKSLLAALAPAKTDYLFFVAKRDGTHIFSKTFEDHLKVQKQTEEGKK, from the coding sequence ATGAGATTATGGCAAAAAAGTCTTAAATATTATTTGATTGTATTACTCTTCTTAGTCTTAATGGTTTCACTTGTTTATGTATCACTCAAACATCAAAAAGAAAAAGTAATTGAAACTGTGGTTGAGATCCCGCAAAATACGTCCACAAAAGATGTTGCTATGATTTTAAAGAAAAATGGGATTATAAAAAACCCATACTTTTTTATGTTTTATGTCAAACTTAACAACTACAAGATAGCAGCAGGAAAATACAAGCTTTCGTCTGATATGACATATAGAGAGCTTTGCAGAGCTCTTGAAAAAGGTTTTGTTCCTAAAGGTGCCATTAAATTTACTATTCCAGAAGGGTTTACAGTTCAGCAAATTGCCAAAAAACTTCAAAGTCTTGGACTTGTAGATGAAAACAAGTTTTTGGAAACTGTGAATAGTTATGACTTTAATTTTAAGTATAAATATAGTTCTAAAGAAGTAAAGTATAAACTTGAAGGGTTTTTGTTCCCCGATACATATGAAGTATATCCCGACACTTCTGAAAAGGATATTATAAAAATGATGCTAAATAGATTTTTAGAGGTATATGAAAAGATAAAGGATAAAAAGACAACAGATTTAGATGATGTTCAAACGGTTATACTTGCCTCAATTGTTGAGAAAGAGGCAAAAAAAGATAGCGAAAGAAGTATTATTGCCGGTGTGTTTTTAAACAGGCTACAAAAAGGCATGAAACTTGAAAGCTGTGCAACAGTAGAATATGTACTTCCAGTTCATAAAGAGGTTCTTTCTTTGCAAGATATAAAAATAAAATCTCCGTACAATACATACCTTAAAAAAGGGCTGCCGCCCTCTGCTATCTGCAGCCCTGGTAGAAAAAGCCTTCTTGCAGCTTTAGCTCCTGCAAAAACAGATTATCTATTTTTTGTTGCCAAAAGGGATGGAACTCATATATTTTCAAAGACATTTGAAGACCATTTGAAGGTTCAAAAACAAACAGAAGAAGGGAAAAAATAA
- a CDS encoding O-methyltransferase: MDISQDILNQFIRSKLTNMDPRLSKIAKEAQRRNIPIVSKEVSRLLTILSMLKKPKRILEIGTAVGFSALSMHIGFPEAKIITIEMDFEMVMEAKKNIKEFGAQDKIIVIGGEAGEVLAAIEGEFDMIFFDAAKAQYINYFNLTKEKMSKNCLLICDNVLFKGMVVGRRYLKRRMITIAKRMNKFIKMIEDDPDFVMTLLPISDGVLIAVRK; this comes from the coding sequence ATGGATATATCGCAGGACATTTTAAACCAGTTTATAAGAAGCAAGCTTACAAATATGGACCCAAGACTTTCTAAGATTGCAAAAGAGGCTCAAAGGAGAAATATACCAATAGTTTCAAAAGAGGTATCGCGGCTTTTGACAATACTTTCAATGCTGAAAAAACCAAAGAGAATATTGGAGATTGGCACTGCAGTAGGGTTTTCAGCGCTGTCCATGCACATAGGTTTTCCTGAAGCGAAGATTATTACAATAGAGATGGATTTTGAAATGGTTATGGAGGCTAAGAAAAATATAAAAGAGTTTGGCGCCCAGGACAAAATAATTGTTATAGGTGGTGAGGCGGGAGAGGTGTTGGCAGCAATTGAAGGTGAGTTTGACATGATATTTTTTGATGCTGCAAAAGCTCAGTATATTAATTATTTCAACCTTACCAAAGAGAAGATGTCTAAAAACTGCCTCCTTATATGTGACAATGTGCTTTTTAAAGGAATGGTTGTGGGAAGAAGATATCTTAAAAGAAGGATGATAACAATTGCAAAGAGAATGAACAAGTTCATAAAGATGATAGAAGATGACCCTGATTTTGTAATGACACTTCTTCCCATCAGCGATGGAGTGTTGATAGCCGTAAGGAAGTAG